In Microbulbifer agarilyticus, the DNA window GTATCGTTCAAAGTACGGGAAAAAGGATGGGTGCTTTCGGCCTACTCGATGCCGCCGAAAGCGCAAAGCGTAAACTCTTTGAGAATCGTGGTACGGCCTCACCTAAACCACAACGTGATCAAGTTTCTTGCTGAAGACATTATCCACGCCTGTAACTGGCTCAAGGAACACGGCGGCAATGCAACCCCGCCCAAGCTACATAATGCGCACCAGAGTTCGGTGAGTAAATGCTAACGCGGCAGCAGCCACTCAACGATCTTGCAGGGCCTTCATCACACAGTGATTAGAAGAACGCCGCTCGGGCTGCCAAAAATACCAACAACAATAGTGGGACATTAGATGCGACGAAGACCGCAAAACGCACCTCAATCTTATTTCCCAGTACCTGCACAAGACTGTGGATAATACGCAAAGCCACATAGGTCCAGGCCGCATACAAGGCAAGCCCACTAGACACGCCCATAACGGCGAGCGCAAGGACAACCGCATAGAACAGCGTAGGCTGCTCCATCAGATGGTTATAATTATCCGCCTTCCAGCGCACGCTCGCAGGGAGCTTCGCCATCTGCTCACCTCTTGGCGCCATCGGGTCCATCTCCAACTTCATGGAGATAATCGCCGGCAACCGGGTAGCGTACATCCACAGCCACATCACCATTGACCATACAATCAGCGCGACGACTGGCTGAATTAGCTGATTCGTTGAATCCATATCACTTCTCGTTCCTGGCTATATCGATTAATGGTTATGCTTCTTCCACTTTGAAGAACTGAATACTGAGTGGGTATTTCCAGAGTTTCCCCTCGCTCGCGTTTATTGCTCCGACCACAACAAAAATGATATCCAGGAGCAGTAATATCAGGAATCCAAAAACCCCGATAACAATAATCATCAAGAAAATTAAAATGACCGAATAAATAAGAGCGCTAATCATCCAGTTAAGGATAACTTTCCCATGTCGATCGATCTCAGGTGAATTATCCTTATTCACAGCCCACATAATAATGGGCAATATCAAGCCAGCACCCGGAACACAAAAACCCACTAACTGGCTCAGGTGCATGAGCATTAAATACGTGTTTTTTTCAAGCCCCCAGGGCTTAAACTCATCCATGATGTTCTCCTAGATTGCTGGCGTGCGAAGCCATGGCCCGGCGAGGGGATTCTTTTCTGCATTTACTGGATCTGTAAAACCAAAGTCGCCAGCCAGACAACAACTCATTATCCAGCTGGCTATGATTTTGGCAATTCCCTGAGCAAACCCCAAATAAAACTCAATAATTACAACAACTTATGGAACCAAAACCATTCAGCTAGCAAATTAAATCGGAACTTATAAATGAGTCTCTGCTGCAAAGCTGGCAATACCGGGCTTGCGCTAATAGTGCAACAATCTCTACACACGCGCTGTCAGTTCGACATTCCTCATTCTATCAATCCACTTTCCACCGGCAGGCCACTGGGTACACTTTCCGGAATCAACGATCTTAAGTTCTCGGGCTCCGCAGCAGGATCCGTCTGCGCCCTTAGAAAAGCTACCAGTATCTCGATTTCAGAGGTGAGATTGCCAGCCCCAAAAACCTTACCCTCCTCCTGCGACAACGTGTCATGGTCATCCAAAAGGCCAATGATGATTTGCCGATACTCATCGGTTCTGATTAAACCTTCAGGGTTGAACTGTGTAAACAAAGCCTGCTCTGAAGCGCTGACTTGACTCACATAGTCAGGAGTTTGATCAAATGCCGCTGTAGCCGTGTTGTAACCCATGTAGTTAGCAATCCAGAATTGGCGAGGGGTAGCATAAATTTGTACGTGACTGCTCAGATCGGAAAACTGCCCCAAATGCCCATAGGGAGCCGTTAACTCCACATTAAATAAAGGCTGGGTTCTAAATTGGTAGCGGTGGGCCAACTGTCCGGTGACTCGCTCACGCCCAAAGTCCAGCCTACCGTCTGTTCCGAGACCGAACTCGCCGTTCGCACCATCCCCTTTACCAGGGCCAAACTGAGCCAGCGGGAGATTGTGAAAATCAAAATCTGACATAACAGAGCCGGCATGACATACATCACAGCCAGTATCGTAAAAGAAGTGCGCGCCCCGGATTTGCGCTTCGGTCAGAACATCAGGGTCATTCAATACACCATCTGCAGAGATATCACGGATAAATCTCTGCCAAGGGTTGTCACGCTTATCAAACCCCCGAATTTCAAAAGCAGCAATGGCATTGGCAGCATGCGCAAACGTCATCTCATCAAACCCGACATCGGGGTAAGCGGCTTCGAATAGAGTGACATACTCCGGAATCGCCCCAAGCCGACCCATCAGCGCGTTCCAGATACCCGCAAAATCACCGTCCTCGAACGCTGCAAGCTCATTATCCGCAGTGACTTCTCCCCGCATCTCCGCCCGGTTGGCGACTGGGAACATTGCTTGCGCCGCCACGAGCCCATACCCCTGGAAACCATCGACCTCCGGCCTGGCAAAGAATACATCAAGCATTCTCTGATCAATGTCACCACTCTGGTCCGCTGGAGTACGCAGCGCTCCGTTCTCGTCCATCTGTATACGTCCATCCCAGAACATATTCTCAAACAGATCTAGATTAAATAGTGGCATCGCATGTCTGGCCACCACCTTGCCACCCACACGGTCCCGACCAAGATTGGAACCGCCAGTACCCAAAGGGAGCGAGCGAGCATCTCCGCTTCCGAGAAGCGGGTGATGGCAGCTCAGGCAAGAAATGTCTCTATTGCCACTGAGAATTTTGTCAAAAGCAAGAGCTTGGCCAAGCATGTACATCGTATCGCTGACATTTGGGGCCGGCGCGACCGGCTGTAAATTTTTACTAATTACAAAATCAACAAGTTCAGCGTTTGTCTGGGAGAACGGCTGATCGATTGAATCCGTCGTATCGACGTTCGTCTCCGGCACAATGAGCTCTGCCCGCTGTACTAGGTTCAGTAGCAAATCCTCGATAATGTCCCGCTGCGTAAAGCTCAGCCACGCGCTCAGATCTGTATAGGTTAGTGTCGCCGCCCCCAGCTCCTCACGGATAGACGCGGAAAACAAAGTATTGCCGTCTTCCAATTCGGCCGCCAGGCCCGCTGCCAGCAGCTCTAGCAGCTCGTCGAGCCCTATCTCTCGATCATTCTCATTACTCGCCGATATAACAGCCAATACAAAGGCATACTCAGCACTGTCATCGATCTCTGAAGGCTCCAGTAATAAGTCTCTTGGCACCAGCGTCGTTACATCGACATCAGCTTGAAGCCCAAACGCGGCAGCAACCTTCGCATTGAATCCGGACTCTCCGACTGCAGTATCCAGACTACCCGTTGCTTGTGCCAGTTGCGTCGCAATCTCAGTGAGTGGTGTCACGACAAAATGGAAGCTGCTGCCACTCTCGGGCTCTATGCTGACGACCGAGCGCATCGGCGGTGTTGGATCGGTAGATTCCCTGTCCGTTGCCTCGTCAAAATAGACACCACCAGAGCATTCGATCAATGCGATACCATCGTAATCAATTGCCTCACCGAAATGCGCAACTCCGAGATCTCCTGTTAAGGAGCTCGTTACCGGATCGGCCTTTTCGCCGTCATTCACACTAAATAACACACAGTCTGCCCCTTTGACGGGGCCCTTGAAGAAAGTGGTCGATATATTTAGTGCATAGATCGGCGGATTGCTATCCCCGCCACTAGGACTACCGTTGTCCAGGTCGCTATCTGGCACCGCAGAGACAGCGTCAGAACTGCTGCTTCCCCCTCCACACGCTGTTAAAAAATAGAGAACAATGAATAACGCCGTTTTCACTGACCGACCGTACGCCGCAAAATCAAATCTACCACTCAAAAATCTATATTGTTCCGCATGTTTTAAATGTCAGTACTATTCGGATGGACTTCAGAACAGCGCCGCATGGAACACATATGTTCTTTGTACAGAAATCACACAAATCCAGAAAGTGACACGCGATCCCATGCAGTCAAAATTTCGGCATTCAAACTTCTAGCCCTTCCCGCCCCACTCACAAACAGCACAATTGGTCTGCTCAACACGAGCAAATCCTGATATCTAGCGTTTGAGCTTTAGATTGGTTGAC includes these proteins:
- a CDS encoding DUF4870 domain-containing protein; translation: MDEFKPWGLEKNTYLMLMHLSQLVGFCVPGAGLILPIIMWAVNKDNSPEIDRHGKVILNWMISALIYSVILIFLMIIVIGVFGFLILLLLDIIFVVVGAINASEGKLWKYPLSIQFFKVEEA
- a CDS encoding cytochrome-c peroxidase; the protein is MKTALFIVLYFLTACGGGSSSSDAVSAVPDSDLDNGSPSGGDSNPPIYALNISTTFFKGPVKGADCVLFSVNDGEKADPVTSSLTGDLGVAHFGEAIDYDGIALIECSGGVYFDEATDRESTDPTPPMRSVVSIEPESGSSFHFVVTPLTEIATQLAQATGSLDTAVGESGFNAKVAAAFGLQADVDVTTLVPRDLLLEPSEIDDSAEYAFVLAVISASNENDREIGLDELLELLAAGLAAELEDGNTLFSASIREELGAATLTYTDLSAWLSFTQRDIIEDLLLNLVQRAELIVPETNVDTTDSIDQPFSQTNAELVDFVISKNLQPVAPAPNVSDTMYMLGQALAFDKILSGNRDISCLSCHHPLLGSGDARSLPLGTGGSNLGRDRVGGKVVARHAMPLFNLDLFENMFWDGRIQMDENGALRTPADQSGDIDQRMLDVFFARPEVDGFQGYGLVAAQAMFPVANRAEMRGEVTADNELAAFEDGDFAGIWNALMGRLGAIPEYVTLFEAAYPDVGFDEMTFAHAANAIAAFEIRGFDKRDNPWQRFIRDISADGVLNDPDVLTEAQIRGAHFFYDTGCDVCHAGSVMSDFDFHNLPLAQFGPGKGDGANGEFGLGTDGRLDFGRERVTGQLAHRYQFRTQPLFNVELTAPYGHLGQFSDLSSHVQIYATPRQFWIANYMGYNTATAAFDQTPDYVSQVSASEQALFTQFNPEGLIRTDEYRQIIIGLLDDHDTLSQEEGKVFGAGNLTSEIEILVAFLRAQTDPAAEPENLRSLIPESVPSGLPVESGLIE
- a CDS encoding MAPEG family protein produces the protein MDSTNQLIQPVVALIVWSMVMWLWMYATRLPAIISMKLEMDPMAPRGEQMAKLPASVRWKADNYNHLMEQPTLFYAVVLALAVMGVSSGLALYAAWTYVALRIIHSLVQVLGNKIEVRFAVFVASNVPLLLLVFLAARAAFF